In the genome of Desulfomonilaceae bacterium, one region contains:
- the speD gene encoding adenosylmethionine decarboxylase has protein sequence MRIRREKLRLRGFNNLTKSLSFNIYDICYAKSRADRKEYLAYIDEVYNSERLETILKGVTDIIRARILNVSTQDYDPMGASVAILIAEGSMAHEATTGISLAHLDKSHICAHTYPETDKASGISTFRVDIDISTCGKISPLKSLNYLIKSFDSEVVLLDYRVRGFTRNVQGKKLFIDHDIHSIQQFIAEDVRKRYDSVDINISQENLFHTKMVLKDFVLDNYLFGATAKKLNRQERQKVKDSLKREMTEIFYAKNLFR, from the coding sequence ATGAGAATACGCCGAGAGAAACTCCGGCTCCGTGGGTTCAATAACCTGACTAAGAGCCTAAGCTTCAACATATACGACATCTGCTACGCCAAGAGCCGGGCGGACCGCAAGGAGTATCTCGCCTATATCGATGAGGTTTACAACTCGGAGCGACTGGAGACTATCCTCAAAGGCGTGACAGACATCATTAGAGCCCGTATCCTCAACGTCTCCACTCAGGACTACGACCCAATGGGAGCCAGCGTAGCGATCCTCATCGCCGAGGGTTCGATGGCGCATGAAGCAACGACCGGCATCAGTCTAGCCCATCTGGACAAAAGCCACATTTGCGCCCACACGTATCCGGAGACTGATAAGGCGAGTGGCATTTCCACCTTCCGAGTCGATATCGACATTTCCACCTGCGGGAAAATTTCTCCGCTGAAATCTCTGAACTACCTGATCAAGTCCTTCGACTCGGAAGTGGTCCTCTTGGACTACCGAGTGCGAGGCTTCACCCGGAACGTCCAAGGGAAGAAGCTCTTCATTGACCATGACATCCATTCCATCCAGCAGTTCATCGCTGAAGATGTCAGGAAGCGGTACGATAGTGTCGACATCAATATCTCCCAGGAAAACCTCTTTCACACTAAGATGGTTCTCAAGGACTTCGTGCTGGACAACTACCTTTTCGGGGCCACGGCCAAGAAGCTCAACCGGCAGGAGCGACAGAAAGTGAAGGACAGCTTAAAGCGAGAGATGACCGAGATTTTCTA